Proteins found in one Pyxidicoccus trucidator genomic segment:
- a CDS encoding MFS transporter, translating to MPSERQVSERAVVFLIGAVQFVNILDFVMVMPLGPDFARGLGIAPSHIGTIGGAYTAAASVAGLVGGYFLDRFDRRKALAVSMLGLVLATAAGGFATGLTTLLLTRVAAGIFGGPATSLSLSIIADLVPVERRGRALGAVMGAFSVASILGVPLALAMAEWGGWRVPFFVVAGLGLLVAAGAIFYLPPVRGHLTAERRAQPVGVLELLSRGDVQLSYLMTALVMMASFVIVPNIAAYVQQNLGYPRESLKLAYFVGGLVSFATLRVAGPQVDRHGAFIVGTVGSVLAVVSTYVGFVDYPRWLPVPVLFMGFMLSMGMRNVAYNTLTSRVPENPVRARFMSLQSAIQHMAAALGAFLSVQLLTDRPDGTLGGMETVAGVSIALTLLVPPMLRVVERRVRSREQARALAVPPAQGLAVPLSPGATPHQS from the coding sequence ATGCCCTCAGAACGACAGGTGTCCGAGCGCGCCGTGGTGTTCCTCATCGGCGCGGTCCAGTTCGTCAACATCCTGGACTTCGTGATGGTCATGCCGCTGGGCCCGGACTTCGCGAGGGGGCTGGGCATCGCCCCGTCGCACATCGGCACCATTGGCGGCGCCTACACGGCGGCGGCGAGCGTGGCGGGGCTGGTGGGCGGGTACTTCCTGGACCGGTTCGACCGGCGCAAGGCGCTGGCGGTGTCCATGCTGGGGCTGGTGCTGGCCACCGCGGCGGGCGGCTTCGCCACCGGGCTCACCACGCTGCTGCTGACGCGCGTGGCGGCCGGCATCTTCGGCGGGCCGGCCACGTCGCTGTCCCTGTCCATCATCGCGGACCTGGTGCCGGTGGAGCGGCGCGGGCGGGCGCTGGGGGCGGTGATGGGGGCCTTCTCCGTGGCGTCCATCCTCGGCGTGCCCCTGGCGCTGGCCATGGCGGAGTGGGGCGGCTGGCGGGTGCCCTTCTTCGTGGTGGCGGGGCTGGGGCTGCTGGTCGCCGCGGGCGCCATCTTCTACCTGCCGCCCGTGCGCGGGCACCTGACGGCCGAGCGGCGGGCGCAGCCCGTGGGCGTGCTGGAGCTGCTGTCCCGCGGGGACGTGCAGCTGTCCTACCTCATGACGGCGCTGGTGATGATGGCCAGCTTCGTCATCGTCCCCAACATCGCCGCCTACGTGCAGCAGAACCTGGGCTACCCGCGCGAGAGCCTGAAGCTGGCGTACTTCGTGGGCGGCCTGGTGAGCTTCGCCACGCTGCGGGTGGCGGGCCCGCAGGTGGACCGGCATGGGGCCTTCATCGTGGGCACGGTGGGCTCGGTGCTGGCGGTGGTGTCCACCTACGTGGGCTTCGTGGACTACCCGCGCTGGCTGCCGGTGCCGGTGCTCTTCATGGGCTTCATGCTGTCCATGGGGATGCGCAACGTCGCCTACAACACGCTCACCTCGCGGGTGCCGGAGAATCCGGTGCGGGCGCGCTTCATGTCCCTGCAGTCCGCCATCCAGCACATGGCCGCGGCCCTGGGCGCCTTCCTCAGCGTGCAGCTGTTGACGGACCGGCCGGATGGCACCTTGGGCGGCATGGAGACGGTGGCCGGGGTCTCCATCGCCCTGACGCTGCTGGTGCCCCCCATGCTCCGCGTGGTGGAGCGGCGGGTGCGCTCCCGGGAGCAGGCCCGGGCCCTGGCGGTGCCTCCGGCCCAGGGCCTGGCCGTCCCCCTGTCCCCCGGAGCCACCCCCCACCAGTCTTGA
- a CDS encoding methylated-DNA--[protein]-cysteine S-methyltransferase, with product MATSDYARIEQAILYLDVHAREQPSLDDVAAHVGLSPFHFQRLFTRWAGISPKRFLQVHTFSSARRLLAERRSVLDTSYTVGLSGGGRLHELFVTLTAMTPGEFKQGGEGLTVRYGIHPSPFGDCLIAACERGICGLHFLTGESAEEALASLRAQWPRAAFVESRDGTASWAERIFPEQPPREPTPLSVLVKGTPFQVQVWQALLRISPGQVATYEDLARAIGNPKAVRAVGSAVGDNPVALLIPCHRVLRKTGVFGDYRWGPARKQVMLAWESLRYGAENEAGMVSEAGVGSA from the coding sequence ATGGCGACCAGCGACTACGCCCGAATCGAGCAGGCCATCCTCTACCTCGACGTCCATGCACGCGAGCAGCCGTCGCTCGACGACGTCGCGGCGCACGTGGGCCTGAGCCCGTTCCACTTCCAGCGGCTCTTCACGCGCTGGGCAGGCATCAGCCCCAAGCGCTTCCTCCAGGTGCACACGTTCAGCTCGGCCCGGCGCCTGCTCGCCGAGCGGCGCAGCGTGCTCGACACGTCCTACACGGTGGGCCTGTCCGGCGGAGGCCGGCTGCACGAGCTCTTCGTCACCCTCACCGCGATGACGCCGGGCGAGTTCAAGCAGGGGGGCGAGGGGCTCACCGTGCGGTACGGCATCCATCCGTCCCCGTTCGGCGACTGCCTCATCGCCGCCTGTGAGCGCGGCATCTGCGGCCTCCACTTCCTCACCGGCGAGTCGGCGGAAGAGGCCCTGGCCTCGCTGCGCGCGCAGTGGCCCCGGGCCGCCTTCGTGGAGTCTCGGGACGGCACAGCGTCCTGGGCGGAGCGCATCTTCCCCGAGCAGCCGCCGCGTGAGCCCACGCCGCTATCGGTGCTGGTGAAGGGTACGCCCTTCCAGGTGCAGGTGTGGCAGGCGTTGCTGCGCATCTCCCCCGGCCAGGTCGCGACGTACGAGGACCTTGCCCGGGCCATCGGCAATCCGAAGGCGGTGCGCGCGGTGGGCTCGGCGGTGGGGGACAACCCCGTGGCGCTGCTCATCCCCTGCCACCGGGTGCTGCGGAAGACGGGCGTCTTCGGGGACTACCGCTGGGGGCCGGCGCGCAAGCAGGTCATGCTCGCGTGGGAGTCGCTGCGGTACGGCGCGGAGAACGAGGCGGGGATGGTCAGTGAGGCGGGAGTGGGAAGCGCCTGA
- a CDS encoding twin-arginine translocase TatA/TatE family subunit: protein MFNIGAGEMVLICVAALLILGPTRLPELARGIGKFMREFRRQTDEVRNVVEREFYTMDQEISRDPTPPIRPGTPFAHSQPSPVALPEPPQFPTPEAGVAAPVEQSPEAGEPGAGQAPGHGTQVLELDATGPRQLEPSFLREPEPSAPGTPLESSAPAEPAPFTPDAPVPVPGTVARNAPKRS, encoded by the coding sequence ATGTTCAACATCGGCGCAGGCGAAATGGTGCTCATCTGTGTGGCCGCGCTGCTCATTCTCGGGCCGACGCGGCTGCCCGAGCTGGCGCGGGGCATCGGCAAGTTCATGCGCGAGTTCCGCCGCCAGACGGACGAGGTCCGCAACGTCGTGGAGCGCGAGTTCTACACGATGGACCAGGAAATCTCCCGGGACCCCACCCCGCCCATCCGCCCCGGTACGCCGTTCGCCCACTCGCAGCCCTCCCCGGTGGCCCTGCCCGAGCCGCCCCAGTTCCCCACGCCCGAAGCGGGCGTCGCCGCCCCGGTGGAGCAGTCCCCCGAGGCTGGCGAGCCGGGCGCCGGGCAGGCCCCTGGCCACGGGACGCAGGTGCTGGAGCTGGATGCGACGGGGCCCCGGCAGCTGGAGCCCTCGTTCCTTCGCGAGCCCGAGCCTTCCGCGCCGGGCACGCCCCTGGAGTCTTCGGCCCCGGCGGAGCCGGCGCCGTTCACCCCTGATGCACCGGTGCCCGTTCCGGGCACGGTCGCACGCAACGCGCCGAAACGGAGCTGA
- a CDS encoding twin-arginine translocase subunit TatC, with product MSLADHLTELRSRLLRCTIAVAVLGTISLLFAKPIFGLLMRPVLEALPEGSRALIYTSGIEEINVLMKVGVYCGIFLTTPVILLQIWGFVSPGLYPEERRFAAPFVAFGSIAFILGACFCYFAVLPSMFKFLLNEEETLALEQRLDTARLRADDALRFLRVGDAERAGVLAKETSTSLRTDGEGKVSEPQQAPAVSVELKARLDGLGSLLDAASTGYSTERGVLRQAVEKRVEAVTAYGRQDYVAAAAAMDQSASLLAGVASTRSEELAGLWKLEKELAAGYAQHDAARWTRPMLSMHEQLSLVLLLILAFGIIFELPLVMALLGVVGVVQSKWLFRYQRHAFVVCLIAAAVITPTGDVVNLSLMAGPMLLCYELGVLLVWLVERRRARNEAETGITPAS from the coding sequence ATGAGCCTCGCGGACCACCTCACCGAACTCCGCTCGCGCCTGCTCCGGTGCACCATCGCGGTCGCCGTGCTGGGCACCATCTCGCTGCTCTTCGCCAAGCCCATCTTCGGCCTGTTGATGCGGCCGGTGCTGGAAGCGCTCCCCGAGGGCAGCCGCGCCCTCATCTACACGTCCGGCATCGAGGAGATAAACGTCCTCATGAAGGTGGGCGTGTACTGCGGCATCTTCCTCACCACGCCCGTCATCCTGCTGCAGATCTGGGGCTTCGTGTCCCCGGGCCTGTACCCGGAGGAGCGCCGCTTCGCCGCGCCCTTCGTCGCGTTCGGCTCCATCGCCTTCATCCTGGGCGCGTGCTTCTGCTACTTCGCGGTGCTGCCCTCCATGTTCAAGTTCCTCCTCAACGAGGAGGAGACGCTGGCGCTGGAGCAGCGGCTGGACACGGCCCGGCTGCGCGCGGACGACGCCCTGCGCTTCCTGCGCGTGGGCGACGCCGAGCGGGCGGGAGTGCTCGCGAAGGAGACGAGCACCAGCCTCCGGACGGACGGCGAGGGCAAGGTGTCGGAGCCGCAGCAGGCCCCTGCGGTCAGCGTGGAGCTGAAGGCGCGGCTGGACGGCCTGGGCTCCCTGCTGGACGCGGCGTCGACCGGCTACTCCACGGAGCGGGGCGTGCTGCGCCAGGCGGTGGAGAAGCGGGTGGAGGCGGTGACGGCGTACGGGCGCCAGGACTACGTGGCGGCGGCGGCGGCCATGGACCAGTCGGCCAGCCTGCTGGCGGGCGTGGCGTCCACGCGCTCGGAGGAGCTGGCCGGACTGTGGAAGCTGGAGAAGGAGCTGGCCGCCGGGTACGCGCAGCATGACGCCGCGCGCTGGACGCGGCCCATGCTGTCCATGCACGAGCAGCTCTCCCTGGTGCTGCTGCTCATCCTCGCCTTCGGCATCATCTTCGAGCTGCCGCTGGTGATGGCGCTGCTGGGCGTGGTGGGCGTGGTGCAGTCGAAGTGGCTCTTCCGCTACCAGCGCCATGCCTTCGTGGTGTGCCTCATCGCCGCGGCCGTCATCACCCCCACCGGCGACGTGGTGAACCTGTCGCTGATGGCGGGCCCCATGCTGCTCTGCTACGAGCTGGGCGTGCTGCTGGTGTGGCTGGTGGAGCGGCGGCGCGCGCGCAACGAGGCGGAGACCGGTATCACCCCGGCGTCCTAG
- a CDS encoding alpha/beta fold hydrolase, giving the protein MSTSIVPFPTSAPRLFDLSLPGLKLEAGARLPLHLVRGWWWGPEEDLPWLHSRARVLSDEEARDITLRVIRRTTTEQREAAERARPRGPARTPPPVPTVLVVHALTGDMRAGGEGGWWEPLIGPGRALDPTRVRLLCFNNLGSCYGTTGPADEGFPGRLDDARFGPPPPVEKGDLRQDEQQLPATVTPWDQARSILLALDALDVDEVALVTGGSLGGMVVLCLAALAPERFARMAPIATAESATAWVVGFNHVARQALLLDPGFPEAPHRGLELARQLAMLTYRAEAALQTHQARPPEWSSRALYPVQSYLEHQGRKLEARFDARAYLAQLGAMDHHDLARCPDGGLPRIRASALCVGIDRDQLFLPHHMEALTRRLREHGRHAEHAVLSSPYGHDGFLVEWEPMAALLTRALTLPVASGARVQVA; this is encoded by the coding sequence ATGTCCACGTCCATCGTCCCCTTCCCCACGTCGGCCCCGCGCCTCTTCGACCTGTCGCTCCCCGGCCTGAAGCTGGAGGCCGGAGCGCGCCTCCCGCTTCACCTGGTGCGCGGCTGGTGGTGGGGCCCCGAGGAGGACCTCCCCTGGCTGCACTCGCGCGCCCGCGTCCTCTCCGACGAGGAGGCCCGCGACATCACCCTGCGCGTCATCCGCCGCACCACCACCGAGCAGCGCGAAGCCGCCGAGCGCGCCCGCCCCCGTGGCCCGGCCCGCACGCCGCCTCCGGTGCCCACCGTGCTGGTGGTGCACGCGCTCACCGGCGACATGCGCGCGGGGGGAGAGGGCGGCTGGTGGGAGCCGCTCATCGGCCCGGGGCGCGCGCTGGACCCTACGCGCGTGCGGTTGCTGTGCTTCAACAACCTGGGCTCCTGCTACGGCACCACCGGTCCCGCCGACGAGGGCTTTCCGGGGAGGCTGGACGACGCGCGCTTCGGACCACCGCCTCCGGTGGAGAAGGGAGACCTGCGGCAGGACGAGCAGCAGCTTCCCGCCACCGTCACGCCGTGGGACCAGGCACGCAGCATCCTCCTGGCGCTGGACGCGCTGGACGTGGACGAGGTGGCGCTCGTGACGGGAGGCTCGCTGGGAGGCATGGTGGTCCTCTGCCTCGCGGCGCTGGCACCGGAGCGCTTCGCGCGCATGGCCCCCATCGCCACCGCCGAGTCCGCCACCGCCTGGGTGGTGGGCTTCAACCACGTGGCCCGGCAGGCGCTGCTATTGGACCCGGGCTTTCCCGAGGCGCCACACCGGGGGCTGGAGCTGGCCCGGCAGCTCGCCATGCTCACCTACCGCGCGGAGGCGGCACTGCAGACGCACCAGGCACGTCCTCCCGAGTGGTCCTCACGAGCCCTCTACCCCGTGCAGAGCTACCTGGAGCACCAGGGCCGCAAGCTGGAGGCACGCTTCGACGCACGCGCCTACCTGGCGCAGCTGGGCGCCATGGACCACCATGACCTCGCGCGCTGCCCGGACGGAGGACTGCCCCGCATCCGCGCGAGCGCGCTGTGCGTGGGCATCGACCGAGACCAGCTCTTCCTCCCGCACCACATGGAGGCCCTGACCCGGCGCCTGCGCGAGCACGGCCGCCATGCCGAGCACGCCGTGCTGTCCAGCCCGTACGGGCATGACGGATTCCTCGTGGAGTGGGAGCCCATGGCCGCGCTGCTCACCCGCGCGCTCACGCTCCCCGTGGCCTCAGGCGCCAGGGTCCAGGTGGCGTAG
- a CDS encoding histidine phosphatase family protein, which produces MGVVYLVRHGQASFGAADYDQLSETGVAQARVLGETLRSRLPRADAVVTGTLVRHRQTADACLAALKCDVPQRRSKGFDEFDMDEIIVRHEPRYEDRTLLMQDIAGATEPRRAFQALFTEAVARWVGGGFDDEYTEPWPVFRDRCIRAMDELIRELGASKNALVFTSGGPITAICQDLLRIPDEHAFRLNTALANCGVTKVVYSERTRFLSTMNEHGFFEGTQRALLTYR; this is translated from the coding sequence ATGGGCGTGGTGTACCTGGTCCGCCATGGACAGGCCTCGTTCGGGGCCGCGGACTATGACCAGCTCTCGGAGACGGGCGTCGCGCAGGCGCGCGTGCTCGGGGAGACGCTGCGCTCCCGGCTTCCTCGCGCGGACGCGGTCGTCACGGGCACCCTGGTGCGCCACCGGCAGACCGCCGACGCGTGCCTCGCCGCGCTGAAGTGTGACGTCCCCCAGCGGCGCTCGAAGGGCTTCGACGAGTTCGACATGGACGAAATCATCGTCCGCCATGAGCCGCGCTACGAGGACCGCACGCTGCTGATGCAGGACATCGCCGGAGCGACGGAACCGCGTCGCGCGTTCCAGGCGCTGTTCACGGAGGCCGTCGCCCGCTGGGTGGGTGGCGGGTTCGACGACGAGTACACCGAGCCCTGGCCCGTCTTCAGGGACCGCTGCATCCGGGCGATGGACGAGCTGATTCGCGAGCTGGGCGCCTCGAAGAACGCGCTGGTGTTCACCTCCGGCGGCCCGATTACGGCCATCTGCCAGGACCTGCTGCGGATTCCCGACGAGCACGCCTTCCGGCTGAACACGGCCCTGGCGAACTGTGGCGTCACCAAGGTCGTCTACAGCGAGCGCACCCGGTTCCTGTCCACGATGAACGAGCACGGCTTTTTCGAGGGGACGCAGCGCGCGCTGCTCACCTACCGCTGA
- a CDS encoding glutathione S-transferase family protein, with product MRLYDYPPSANGYKVRLLLSWLGRPYELVPVDIFSGESRTEDFLRNKNPDGRIPVLEPEPGRFLAESNAILLYLAQGTPLLPDDAFARAQVNQWLFFEQNSLEPNVGTVRFWHLTGRASRYPEAFRLRVERGHEALAALERHLREREFLVGEHPTVADLALYAYAHVAPEGGFDLERYPTVSAWLERVKARPGHIGALAPYTANAHVVAALTA from the coding sequence ATGCGCCTCTACGACTATCCTCCTTCCGCCAACGGCTACAAGGTCCGCCTCCTGCTCTCCTGGCTCGGCAGGCCGTACGAGCTGGTGCCGGTGGACATCTTCTCGGGCGAGAGCCGCACCGAGGACTTCCTCCGGAACAAGAACCCCGATGGACGCATCCCCGTGCTCGAGCCCGAGCCGGGCCGCTTCCTCGCGGAGTCCAATGCCATCCTCCTCTACCTCGCGCAGGGCACGCCGCTGCTGCCGGACGACGCCTTCGCTCGCGCCCAGGTGAACCAGTGGCTCTTCTTCGAGCAGAACAGCCTGGAGCCCAATGTGGGCACCGTGCGCTTCTGGCACCTGACGGGCCGCGCCAGCCGCTACCCCGAGGCCTTCCGCCTGCGCGTGGAGCGGGGCCATGAGGCGCTCGCCGCGCTGGAGCGCCACCTGCGCGAGCGCGAGTTCCTCGTGGGCGAGCACCCCACCGTGGCGGACCTCGCGCTATATGCGTACGCACACGTGGCGCCCGAGGGTGGCTTCGACCTGGAGCGGTACCCCACGGTGTCGGCCTGGCTGGAGCGGGTGAAGGCCCGGCCCGGCCACATCGGCGCGCTGGCGCCGTACACCGCCAACGCGCACGTCGTCGCCGCGCTGACGGCCTGA
- a CDS encoding Nramp family divalent metal transporter, with translation MPDTESPPAQPTTTVAPPARLGLMARFGPGMLVAATGVGAGDLLTASLGGSTVGVSILWAAVLGALLKGFLNEGIARWQLATGTTVLEGWARFGAWLRYLFLIYLLGWSFFTGGALISACGAAGDALWPLSSEPETSRRIWGVLHSLVGLGLVWFGGFRLFEKLMAACTGLMFVAVLFTAVGSGPDWGAAARGVVIPSIPPGGAGWVLGLLGGVGGTVTMLSYGYWIRQKGREGAQWLRTCQADLAVGYSLTALFGMAMVLIGSTLELQGSGLKVANLLAQRLGEVIGPAGYWLFLWGFWGAVFSSLLGVWEGVPYLFADFLRIHRKQPAHQVDLRTTRAWRLYLVALALVPLPMLWAPLQRAQLAYAVVGSLFMPLLAATLLWMNNRRDWVGGLRSNWLINAALVATLLLFLGVGLDEALEAFRKLRGP, from the coding sequence ATGCCAGACACCGAGTCCCCACCCGCGCAGCCCACCACCACCGTAGCCCCTCCAGCCCGGCTCGGGCTGATGGCACGCTTCGGTCCAGGAATGCTCGTCGCGGCCACCGGCGTTGGCGCGGGAGACCTGCTCACCGCCAGCCTGGGCGGCTCGACGGTGGGCGTGTCCATCCTCTGGGCCGCCGTGCTGGGCGCCTTGCTGAAGGGCTTCCTCAACGAGGGCATCGCCCGCTGGCAGCTCGCCACCGGCACCACGGTGCTGGAGGGCTGGGCCCGGTTCGGCGCCTGGCTGCGCTACCTCTTCCTCATCTACCTGCTGGGCTGGAGCTTCTTCACCGGCGGGGCACTCATCTCCGCGTGTGGCGCCGCGGGAGATGCTCTGTGGCCCCTGAGCAGTGAGCCGGAGACGTCCCGGCGCATCTGGGGCGTGCTGCACTCGCTCGTCGGCCTGGGGCTGGTCTGGTTCGGCGGCTTCCGCCTGTTCGAGAAGCTGATGGCCGCCTGCACCGGCCTGATGTTCGTCGCCGTCCTCTTCACCGCCGTGGGCTCGGGCCCGGACTGGGGCGCCGCCGCGCGAGGAGTCGTCATCCCCTCCATCCCCCCGGGAGGCGCGGGCTGGGTGCTGGGGCTGCTGGGCGGCGTGGGCGGCACCGTGACGATGCTCTCCTACGGCTACTGGATTCGCCAGAAGGGCCGCGAGGGCGCGCAGTGGCTGCGGACCTGTCAGGCGGACCTCGCCGTGGGCTATTCGCTGACGGCGCTGTTCGGCATGGCCATGGTGCTCATCGGCTCCACGCTGGAGCTGCAAGGCAGTGGGCTGAAGGTGGCGAACCTGCTGGCGCAGCGGCTGGGGGAAGTCATCGGCCCCGCGGGCTACTGGCTCTTCCTCTGGGGCTTCTGGGGCGCCGTCTTCTCCAGTCTGCTGGGGGTCTGGGAGGGGGTCCCCTACCTCTTCGCGGACTTCCTCCGCATCCACCGGAAGCAGCCCGCGCATCAGGTCGACCTGAGGACCACCCGGGCGTGGCGCCTGTACCTAGTGGCGCTCGCCCTGGTGCCCCTGCCCATGCTGTGGGCGCCGCTCCAGCGCGCGCAGCTCGCCTACGCGGTGGTGGGCTCCCTCTTCATGCCGCTGCTCGCCGCCACGCTGCTGTGGATGAACAACCGGCGTGACTGGGTGGGCGGGCTGCGGAGCAACTGGCTCATCAACGCCGCGCTCGTCGCCACGCTGCTGCTGTTCCTCGGAGTCGGGCTCGATGAAGCCCTTGAAGCATTCCGCAAGCTGCGGGGGCCGTGA
- a CDS encoding SDR family oxidoreductase — MRKNILITGASSGLGEGMAREFAAQGRNLALCARRTERLDALKAELVAKHPGVTISVRALDVNDHAQVFSVFDAFTQDLGSLDRFIVNAGVGQGKRIGTGHFAVNVQTAQTNFVAALAQCEAAVGILRKQGQGHLVTISSMSAMRGLPRHLTAYAATKAGLATLTEGIRAELLGTRIKVTTIYPGYIHTELNAGAKNLPFAVDSEKGSRALVKAIEREPVKAYVPGWPWAAVGFFLRNLPLKLVARMS; from the coding sequence ATGCGCAAGAACATCCTGATTACCGGCGCCAGCTCCGGCCTGGGCGAGGGCATGGCCCGCGAGTTCGCCGCCCAGGGCCGCAACCTCGCGCTGTGCGCGCGCCGCACCGAGCGGCTGGACGCGCTCAAGGCGGAGCTGGTGGCGAAGCACCCGGGCGTCACCATCTCCGTGCGGGCCCTGGACGTGAATGACCACGCGCAGGTGTTCAGCGTGTTCGACGCATTCACGCAGGACCTGGGCAGCCTGGACCGCTTCATCGTCAACGCGGGCGTCGGGCAGGGGAAGCGAATTGGCACCGGCCACTTCGCCGTCAACGTGCAGACGGCGCAGACGAACTTCGTCGCCGCGCTGGCGCAGTGCGAGGCGGCGGTGGGCATCCTCCGCAAGCAGGGCCAGGGACACCTGGTGACGATTTCGTCGATGAGCGCCATGCGCGGGCTGCCCCGGCACCTGACGGCCTACGCGGCGACGAAGGCCGGCCTCGCCACCCTGACGGAGGGCATCCGCGCCGAGCTGCTGGGGACGCGCATCAAGGTCACCACCATCTACCCCGGCTACATCCACACGGAGCTGAACGCGGGGGCGAAGAACCTGCCCTTCGCCGTGGACTCCGAGAAGGGCTCGCGCGCCCTGGTGAAGGCGATTGAGCGCGAGCCCGTGAAGGCCTACGTGCCCGGCTGGCCTTGGGCGGCCGTGGGCTTCTTCCTGCGGAACCTGCCGCTCAAGCTCGTCGCGCGCATGTCGTGA
- a CDS encoding potassium channel family protein, which translates to MVAVSRRNLQANLRYLRALTRRFRTTLVLSAALFLIGPLLFCWRYVRQDGTSLTFGEALHHVYFLLYGQPSLPYVHDWLIELLNLVIPPVGIALVVDGVVRFAYLFFARHKNDKEWIEVVTETMKGHVVVCGAGRVGYRVVAQLREMGRDVVVVEKREDAAFVSALRDEQVPLLIDDTRSPLCLPRTNVKNASAIVCATDDDLANLNIALDARRLNPDIRVVIRLFDDDLSGKVRDTFKAEALSSSSLAAPAMALAAMDPRIIHSFHLGKHLMVVSLFEAREGLPGLTISSVRDRFGALSLSLVRGATETLHPSGDEVIKAGDVLSLQASYPDYRRLRAFTCEAEPPTWSHHEPPVVPGQRKVG; encoded by the coding sequence ATGGTGGCGGTGTCTCGTCGGAACCTCCAGGCCAACCTGCGCTACCTGCGGGCGCTCACCCGGCGCTTCCGCACGACGCTGGTGCTGTCGGCGGCGCTGTTCCTGATTGGGCCGCTGCTGTTCTGCTGGCGCTACGTGCGGCAGGACGGCACGTCCCTCACCTTTGGCGAGGCGCTCCACCACGTCTACTTCCTGCTCTACGGCCAGCCCTCGCTGCCGTACGTGCACGACTGGCTCATCGAGCTGCTCAACCTGGTGATTCCGCCGGTGGGCATCGCCCTGGTGGTGGATGGCGTGGTGCGCTTCGCCTACCTCTTCTTCGCCCGGCACAAGAACGACAAGGAGTGGATAGAGGTGGTCACCGAGACGATGAAGGGACACGTCGTGGTGTGCGGGGCGGGGCGGGTGGGCTACCGCGTCGTCGCGCAGCTGCGGGAGATGGGCCGGGACGTGGTGGTGGTGGAGAAGCGCGAGGACGCCGCCTTCGTCTCCGCGCTGCGCGACGAGCAGGTGCCCCTGCTCATCGACGACACGCGCAGCCCGCTGTGCCTGCCGCGCACCAACGTGAAGAATGCCTCCGCCATCGTCTGCGCCACGGACGATGACCTGGCCAACCTGAACATCGCCCTGGACGCGCGCCGGCTCAACCCGGACATCCGCGTGGTCATCCGCCTGTTCGACGACGACCTGAGCGGCAAGGTGCGGGACACCTTCAAGGCGGAGGCGCTCTCCAGCTCGTCGCTGGCGGCCCCGGCCATGGCGCTGGCGGCCATGGACCCGCGCATCATCCACTCGTTCCACCTGGGCAAGCACCTGATGGTGGTCTCCCTCTTCGAGGCACGCGAGGGCCTGCCCGGACTGACGATTTCCAGCGTGCGCGACAGGTTCGGCGCGCTGTCGCTGTCGCTGGTGCGGGGGGCCACCGAGACGCTGCACCCCAGCGGTGACGAGGTCATCAAGGCCGGGGACGTGCTGTCGCTCCAGGCGTCGTACCCGGACTACCGCCGGCTGCGGGCCTTCACGTGCGAGGCCGAGCCGCCGACGTGGTCCCACCACGAGCCGCCGGTGGTGCCGGGGCAGCGCAAGGTGGGGTGA